A window from Sebastes fasciatus isolate fSebFas1 chromosome 22, fSebFas1.pri, whole genome shotgun sequence encodes these proteins:
- the LOC141760260 gene encoding uncharacterized protein LOC141760260: protein MSSVKSLREFVNERLTAAAEEIFRVLEKTIVEQEEEIDRQRRLLDIVLKPEIKLHRRELPQQHVCKEEEVPVDQQLCIQERNSSLDQEDPDPPQIKDEQEVLCTSQEGEQLVLKQETDSFMLTPTHEEADNSEVQTLYLNAAEKESVVNMPVITSVVSVPNSDHQLFSHISHEAESQDQRGGEHGDSGSTRDAEPKSQKKHRKSRSHSNNVNNSNLLEIHRTTNTGKQSFKCDTCGKEFKFKLKLQRHMRTHTGEKPFTCKTCAKDFKQSRDLTVHMRTHTGEKPFTCKTCGKDFGHSNSLMVHMRTHTGEKPFTCKTCGKDFGCSSNLMVHMRTHTGEKPFTCKTCGKDFGCSSNLMVHMRTHTGEKPFTCKTCGKDFECNNNLMVHMRTHTGEKPYSCKTCEKTFTRTSSLKSHIRTHTGERPFTCKTCAKDFKQSRDLTVHMRTHTGEKPFTCKTCGKDFGHSNSLMVHMRTHTGEKPFTCKTCGKDFGCSSNLMVHMRRIHTGEKP, encoded by the exons ATGTCTTCAGTTAAGTCTTTGAGAGAGTTTGTTAACGagcgactaactgctgctgctgaagaaatattcagagttttagagaaaactatcgtcgagcaggaggaagagatcgATCGTCAGCGCAGACTGTTGGATATCGTGTTGAAACCCGAGAtcaagttacacaggagag agctcccacagcaacatgtctgtaaggaggaggaggttcccgttgaccagcagctctgtattcaggagaggaactccagtctggaccaagaggacccagatcctccacagattaaagatGAACAGGAGGTACTctgcaccagtcaggagggagagcagcttgtactgaagcaggagactgattcctttatgttgactcctaCTCATGAGGAAGCTGACAACAGTGAAGTTCAGACTCTTTACTTGaatgctgcagagaaagagTCTGTTGTCAACATGCCAGTTATAACCTCTGTGGTATCGGTACCAAACAGTGACCACCAGCTCTTCTCTCACATCTCTCATGAAGCTGAGAGCCAAGATCAGAGAGGAGGCGAGCAtggagactcaggatcaactagagatgcagagccgaaatcacagaaaaaacatcgcaaaagcagaagtcacaGTAACAATGTAAACAACTCTAACTTGTTAGAGATTCACCGTACCACtaacacaggtaaacagtctttcaaatgtgacacatgtgggaaagaatttaagtttaagttaaaattgcagagacacatgagaacccatactg gtgagaagccgtttacttgtaaaacatgtgcgaAAGATTTCAAACAAAGTAGAGatttgacagtccacatgagaacccacacaggtgagaagccgtttacttgcaaaacatgtggtaaAGATTTCGGACATAGTAATagcttgatggtccacatgagaacccacacaggtgagaagccgtttacttgtaaaacatgtgggaaagatttcggaTGTAGTAGTaacttgatggtccacatgagaacccacacag gtgagaagccgtttacttgtaaaacatgtgggaaagatttcggaTGTAGTAGTaacttgatggtccacatgagaacccacacaggtgagaagccgtttacttgtaaaacatgtgggaaagatttcgaATGTAATAATaacttgatggtccacatgagaactcatacaggcgagaagccatattcttgcaaaacatgtgagaaaACATTCACTCGGACATCATCATTGAAGAGTCATataagaacccacacaggtgagaggccgtttacttgtaaaacatgtgcgaAAGATTTCAAACAAAGTAGAGatttgacagtccacatgagaacccacacaggtgagaagccgtttacttgcaaaacatgtggtaaAGATTTCGGACATAGTAATagcttgatggtccacatgagaacccacacaggtgagaagccgtttacttgtaaaacatgtgggaaagatttcggaTGTAGTAGTaacttgatggtccacatgagaagaatccacactggtgagaagccgtaa
- the LOC141760271 gene encoding uncharacterized protein LOC141760271, whose amino-acid sequence MSSVESLREFVNERLTAAAEEIFRVLEKTIVEQEEEIDRQRRLLDIVLKPEIKLHRRELPQQHVCKEEEVPVDQQLCIQERNSSLDQKDPDPPQIKEEQEVLCTSQEGEQLVLKQETDSFMLTPTHEEGDHSEAVPNSDHQLFSHISREAESQDQRGGEHGDSGSTRDAELKSQKKHRKSRSHSNNVKNSNLLEIHHTTNTGKQSFSCDTCGKDFKYNFKLKIHMRTHTGEKPYVCKTCGKRFSHITSLKTHMGTHTGEKPFTCKTCGKDFKQSRDLTVHMRTHTGEKPFTCKTCGKDFGHSNSLMVHMRTHTGEKPYVCKTWEKIQSHNIIEDSYGNPHR is encoded by the exons ATGTCTTCAGTTGAGTCTTTGAGAGAGTTTGTTAACGagcgactaactgctgctgctgaagaaatattcagagttttagagaaaactatcgtcgagcaggaggaagagatcgATCGTCAGCGCAGACTGTTGGATATCGTGTTGAAACCCGAGAtcaagttacacaggagag agctcccacagcaacatgtctgtaaggaggaggaggttcccgttgaccagcagctctgtattcaggagaggaactccagtctggaccaaaaggacccagatcctccacagattaaagaggaacaggaggtactctgcaccagtcaggagggagagcagcttgtactgaagcaggagactgattcctttatgttgactcctactcatgaggaaggtgaccacagtgaag CGGTACCAAACAGTGACCACCAGCTCTTCTCTCACATCTCTCGTGAAGCTGAGAGCCAAGATCAGAGAGGAGGCGAGCAtggagactcaggatcaactagagatgcagagctgaagtcacagaaaaaacatcgcaaaagcagaagtcacaGTAACAATGTAAAGAACTCTAACTTGTTAGAGATTCACCATACCACtaacacaggtaaacagtctttcagctgtgacacatgtgggaaagattttaagtataattttaaattgaagatacacatgagaacccacacaggtgagaagccgtacgtttgcaaaacatgtgggaaaagattcagtCACATAACATCATTGAAGACTCATAtgggaacccacacaggtgagaaaccgtttacttgtaaaacatgtgggaaagatttcaaaCAAAGTAGAGatttgacagtccacatgagaactcacacaggtgagaagccgtttacttgcaaaacatgtggtaaAGATTTCGGACATAGTAATagcttgatggtccacatgagaacccatacaggtgagaagccgtacgTTTGCAAAACGTGGGAAAAGATTCAGTCACATAACATCATTGAAGACTCATAtgggaacccacacaggtga
- the LOC141761307 gene encoding uncharacterized protein LOC141761307, whose protein sequence is MKLRAKIREEASMETQDQLEMQSRNHRKNIAKAEVTIHRTTNTGKQSFSCDTCGKTFTCMSSLKIHIRTHTGEKPYSCKTCGKAFRLNGQLAVHMRTHTGEKPFICKTCGKRFGHVTSLKTHMGTHTGEKPFTCKTCGKDFIRNRELTVHMRVHTGEKPYSCKTCGTKFSQASSLRSHIRTHTGEKPYSCKTCGKDFGSNSNFLVHMRIHTGEKLFTCKTCGKGFVCNGNLMVHIRRIHTGEKP, encoded by the exons ATGAAGCTGAGAGCCAAGATCAGAGAGGAGGCGAGCAtggagactcaggatcaactagagatgcagagccgaaatcacagaaaaaacatcgcaaaagcagaagtcaca ATTCACCGTACCACtaacacaggtaaacagtcttTCAGCTGTGACACATGTGGGAAAACATTCACTTGCATGTCATCATTGAAGATTCATATAAGaacccacactggtgagaagccatattcttgtaaaacatgtgggaaagcttTCAGACTGAATGGTCAATTGGCAGTCCATATGAGAACccatacaggtgagaagccgttcatttgcaaaacatgtgggaaaagattcgGTCACGTAACATCATTGAAGACTCATAtgggaacccacacaggtgagaaaccgtttacttgtaaaacatgtgggaaagatttcatcCGTAATAGagaattgacagtccacatgagagtccatacaggcgagaagccgtattcttgcaaaacatgtggtaCGAAATTCAGTCAGGCTTCATCATTGAGGAGTCATATAAGaacccacactggtgagaagccatattcttgcaaaacatgtggaaaagattttgGTAGTAACAGTAACTtcttggtccacatgagaatccacacaggtgagaagctgtttacttgtaaaacatgtgggaaaggtTTTGTATGTAATGGTAACTTGATGGTCCACATTAGAAgaatccacactggtgagaagccgtaa